The Streptomyces sp. NBC_00670 genome window below encodes:
- a CDS encoding type VII secretion system-associated protein — MTSWPASPRPDTPPALTALPGPAAPPGPPRPPQELVEAARLAPDHWISAIDPGWTGDGLPPAFAVAGRWRSGPGGEIEEWEENDGYRPSPRTLGWPEPTDALDAALQGARTGYGPPEEVARALAGAELLVLTLPDSSPVTATAADGTPVVPVFSAAAHLDLVGGFASARRTTAELLPQLPPGHRLYVNPAGPADAVLDPVPPTDPAPTTDPTTAQTPQPHPAVPPPQPHPTADGTAPPRTAS, encoded by the coding sequence GTGACCTCCTGGCCCGCCTCCCCCCGGCCGGACACCCCGCCCGCACTGACGGCCCTCCCCGGCCCGGCGGCTCCGCCCGGCCCACCGCGGCCGCCCCAGGAACTCGTCGAGGCCGCGCGGCTCGCCCCGGACCACTGGATCAGCGCGATCGACCCCGGCTGGACCGGCGACGGGCTGCCGCCCGCCTTCGCCGTGGCCGGCCGGTGGCGTTCCGGACCCGGCGGGGAGATCGAGGAGTGGGAGGAGAACGACGGCTACCGGCCCTCGCCCCGCACCCTCGGCTGGCCCGAGCCCACGGACGCGCTCGACGCCGCGCTCCAGGGCGCCCGCACGGGCTACGGACCGCCCGAGGAGGTCGCCAGGGCCCTGGCCGGGGCGGAGTTGCTGGTGCTCACCCTGCCCGACAGCTCCCCGGTGACCGCCACGGCGGCGGACGGCACCCCCGTCGTCCCCGTCTTCAGCGCCGCCGCCCACCTCGACCTCGTCGGCGGCTTCGCCTCCGCCCGCCGCACCACGGCGGAACTGCTGCCCCAGCTCCCGCCCGGCCACCGCCTGTACGTCAACCCGGCCGGCCCCGCGGACGCGGTCCTGGACCCGGTGCCCCCGACGGACCCCGCACCCACGACGGATCCGACAACGGCGCAGACCCCTCAGCCCCACCCTGCGGTACCACCCCCTCAGCCCCACCCGACGGCGGACGGGACCGCCCCACCCCGTACCGCTTCCTGA